Proteins found in one Kiritimatiellia bacterium genomic segment:
- a CDS encoding four helix bundle protein: MTQGSNKPYDLEARTEAFAKAVRLFVKRLPDIPVNWEDIKQVLRSSGSVGANYIEANEALGKKDFLMRIRICRKEAKESGYWLRLLDAGGDAALEQEQPTLVNESVELMRIFGAILRKSEDK; encoded by the coding sequence ATGACTCAAGGGAGTAATAAGCCTTACGATCTGGAAGCGAGGACCGAAGCGTTTGCCAAGGCTGTAAGATTATTCGTGAAGAGGCTCCCGGATATCCCGGTCAACTGGGAGGATATTAAGCAGGTATTGCGTTCATCCGGTTCGGTGGGGGCGAACTACATCGAAGCCAACGAGGCCCTGGGGAAGAAGGATTTCCTGATGAGGATCAGGATATGCCGGAAAGAGGCCAAAGAAAGTGGATACTGGCTGCGGTTGCTGGATGCGGGCGGAGACGCGGCTCTGGAGCAAGAACAGCCGACGCTTGTGAATGAATCCGTGGAATTGATGAGGATTTTCGGAGCGATCCTCCGCAAGAGCGAAGATAAATAG
- a CDS encoding RnfABCDGE type electron transport complex subunit D yields MASETQTAEPSAAVAAPAIHIAPAPHLFGGALTTRGMMFDVLLALLPVLVAALWQFRLYAVFQLVICMVSAVAAEALFTAMRKKPILVRDGSALVTGAILAFSLPAKAPWYAGAVGSFVAIGLGKVIFGGVGQNIFNPAMLGRAFAMIAFPAALGASAYVAPDAAIDGLTHATPLTALKMLGQGTGLLPLFLGTTNGSIGETSALACLLGGAYLCLRRTASWEIPAGVILSSAAIGLLVQLFSPVAGWTVLHELCGGALLFGAFYIATDPVSSPLAPRGKFVFGLGVGALVMLIRKLSGYPEGVMFSVLIMNALVPLINRATIPVPVGGPVPVKK; encoded by the coding sequence ATGGCCAGCGAGACACAGACCGCCGAACCCTCCGCCGCGGTGGCCGCTCCCGCGATTCACATCGCGCCGGCCCCGCACCTGTTCGGCGGGGCGCTGACGACGCGGGGCATGATGTTCGACGTGCTGCTGGCGCTCCTGCCGGTCCTCGTCGCCGCGCTCTGGCAGTTCCGGCTCTACGCGGTGTTCCAGTTGGTCATCTGCATGGTCAGCGCGGTCGCCGCCGAGGCGCTCTTCACCGCCATGCGGAAGAAGCCCATCCTGGTCCGCGATGGTTCGGCGCTGGTCACCGGCGCGATCCTGGCGTTCTCGCTCCCGGCGAAGGCTCCCTGGTACGCGGGCGCGGTAGGCTCGTTCGTCGCGATCGGCCTGGGCAAAGTGATCTTCGGCGGCGTCGGCCAGAACATCTTCAACCCGGCGATGCTCGGGCGCGCGTTCGCGATGATCGCCTTCCCGGCCGCGCTGGGCGCCTCGGCGTACGTGGCGCCGGACGCCGCGATCGACGGCCTGACGCACGCGACGCCGCTGACCGCGTTGAAGATGCTGGGCCAGGGCACCGGCCTGCTGCCCCTTTTCCTCGGCACGACCAACGGCTCGATCGGCGAGACCAGCGCCCTCGCCTGCCTGCTCGGCGGCGCCTACCTGTGCCTGCGGCGGACGGCCTCGTGGGAAATCCCCGCCGGCGTCATTCTTTCCTCGGCGGCCATCGGCCTGCTGGTCCAGCTCTTCAGCCCGGTGGCCGGGTGGACCGTGCTCCACGAACTGTGCGGCGGCGCGCTGCTGTTCGGCGCGTTCTACATCGCGACGGACCCCGTCTCCAGCCCGCTCGCGCCGCGCGGGAAGTTCGTCTTCGGGTTGGGCGTCGGCGCCCTGGTGATGCTGATCCGCAAGTTGAGCGGCTATCCCGAGGGCGTGATGTTCTCGGTGCTGATCATGAACGCGCTGGTCCCTCTGATCAACCGGGCGACGATCCCGGTGCCGGTCGGGGGACCGGTTCCGGTGAAGAAGTAA